In a single window of the Arachis hypogaea cultivar Tifrunner chromosome 6, arahy.Tifrunner.gnm2.J5K5, whole genome shotgun sequence genome:
- the LOC112696010 gene encoding short integuments 2, mitochondrial isoform X1 has translation MAGLKSLLKKGLGLGDMGFNAGGGAINWFPGHMAAATRAIRHRLKLSDLVIEVRDARIPLSSANSDLQPYLSGKRRVVALNKKDLANPNIMHKWVDYFARCKQDCIPINAHSKSSVKKLVELAELKLKEVISREPTLLVMVVGVPNVGKSALINSIHQIAQSRFPVQEKMKRAAVGPLPGVTQDIAGFKIAQKPSIYVLDTPGVLVPSISDIETGLRLALAGSVKDSVVGEERIAQYLLAVLDTRGTPLHWKHLNNRRIDGIEYDAEEKPDYSLKNLKPKTRNLPNKSHLIYVEDLVMEVQRALYSTLTEFDGNVEDENDLEGLIDLQFGALQKAMKIPHKASEARLMVSKKFLTLFRAGKLGPFILDDVPVS, from the exons ATGGCGGGATTGAAAAGTCTGCTGAAGAAAGGGTTAGGGTTAGGAGACATGGGATTCAACGCTGGCGGAGGAGCCATTAACTGGTTCCCTGGACACATGGCTGCGGCCACACGCGCCATACGCCACCGCCTCAAACTCTCCGACCTCGTCATCGAAGTCCGCGACGCCCGCATCCCTCTCTCCTCCGCCAACTCCGACCTCCAGCCTTACCTCTCCGGCAAACGCCGAGTCGTCGCTCTCAACAAGAAAGACCTCGCCAACCCTAATATCATGCAC AAATGGGTGGATTATTTTGCGAGGTGCAAGCAGGATTGTATTCCGATAAACGCGCATAGTAAGAGTTCAGTGAAGAAGCTTGTGGAGCTTGCGGAGTTGAAGCTGAAGGAAGTCATTTCGAGGGAACCTACTCTGCTGGTTATGGTGGTTGGTGTTCCTAATGTTGGAAAATCTGCGTTGATTAACTCCATTCATCAAATTGCGCAGTCTCGCTTTCCTG TGCAGGAGAAGATGAAGCGAGCTGCTGTAGGTCCACTACCTGGTGTTACCCAAGATATTGCTGGATTTAAG ATAGCACAAAAACCCAGCATATATGTCCTAGATACCCCAGGGGTGCTTGTTCCAAGTATCTCAGACATAGAGACAGGGTTAAGGCTGGCTCTTGCAG GTTCTGTGAAAGATTCAGTGGTGGGTGAGGAGCGTATCGCACAATACTTACTGGCAGTTTTGGATACTCGGGGGACTCCACTTCACTGGAAACACCTAAATAATAGGAGAATAGATGGTATTGAATATGATGCTGAAGAAAAACCTGACTATAGTCTGAAAAATCTAAAGCCAAAGACAAGAAATCTACCAAATAAATCTCACTTGATTTATGTTGAG GACCTTGTAATGGAAGTTCAGCGTGCACTGTATTCAACGCTAACAGAATTCGACGGCAATGTAGAAGATGAGAATGACTTAGAGGGCCTCATTGACCTGCAGTTTGGAGCACTGCAGAAAGCAATGAAAATTCCTCACAAGGCATCAGAAGCAAGGTTGATGGTATCCAAGAAGTTTCTCACTTTATTTAGAGCTGGTAAACTTGGACCTTTCATTCTTGATGATGTTCCTGTATCATGA
- the LOC114927809 gene encoding uncharacterized protein: MFCIRRIGSNFLRAFKVPHLQKLVVNIGYSRTVEEYNINYKRLEERGEAYARWCDAIGLRRWVLAFDEGHRWGHMTTNLVDCINSVLKGARNLPVLALVRATYYRLNEPFMRKSAESHERKRAGYTYSVFAQQRIKASMQQAGNIIVHCFDRRNEVFEVREMTSGKVLVVDLARRTCDCGHFQVERIPCRHVIACCANQRIDWQVYVHDVYKMTEVRKVYRFEFSLLGDAETWPAYEGPTLVANPALRRTSKGRPKLTRYLNEMDSRDMRGPQICHLCGAQGHSRSRCPQRAGSRDHDNVNIYRLTEANIQIFNYE; the protein is encoded by the exons ATGTTTTGTATAAGGCGCATCGGCAGCAACTTCCTACGAGCATTCAAAGTCCCTCACTTGCAAAAGCTTGTGGTCAATATTGGGTATTCAAGAACGGTGGAGGAGTATAACATCAACTATAAGAGGTTGGAAGAGCGAGGTGAGGCATATGCCAGGTGGTGCGATGCCATTGGACTTAGACGTTGGGTATTGGCATTCGACGAGGGACATCGATGGGGCCATATGACGACGAACCTTGTCGATTGCATTAACTCAGTGTTGAAGGGTGCCCGTAATCTACCTGTGTTGGCACTAGTCCGAGCAACATATTATCGGTTAAATGAACCTTTTATGCGGAAGAGTGCTGAGTCTCACGAACGCAAACGTGCTGGATATACTTATTCCGTATTCGCACAACAGCGGATAAAGGCAAGTATGCAACAGGCTGGAAATATAATTGTGCACTGTTTTGATAGACGAAATGAAGTATTTGAGGTGCGCGAAATGACTAGTGGAAAGGTGTTAGTTGTTGATCTTGCACGACGTACGTGTGACTGTGGACATTTTCAGGTGGAACGAATACCATGTCGCCATGTTATTGCTTGCTGTGCTAACCAGCGAATCGATTGGCAGGTGTATGTGCATGACGTGTACAAGATGACAGAGGTCCGTAAGGTATATAGATTCGAGTTCTCACTGTTAGGTGATGCCGAGACATGGCCTGCGTATGAGGGACCCACATTGGTCGCTAATCCCGCCTTGAGGAGAACGTCGAAAGGTCGCCCAAAATTGACCAGATACTTGAACGAAATGGACTCACGCGACATGCGTGGTCCTCAGATATGCCATCTCTGTGGTGCTCAGGGACATAGTCGGAGTCGATGTCCTCAGCGTGCTGGATCGAGGG ACCATGATAATGTTAACATTTACCGCCTTACTGAAGCAAACATACAAATTTTTAACTACGAATAA
- the LOC140173594 gene encoding serine/threonine-protein phosphatase 7 long form homolog: protein MQQAFNYNEKESVSERQGKEACSSEGLLLLHCEGERPNRILLVRKLDPPQSWNPRVKNYLCATGFYHVSRIGMIRGSYPLLAVLVERWRPKTHTFVLSVGEVTVTLEDVAHIFGLPIDGEPVSGWTDSSSDFVQSQSMAIFEREPVLSRNSKSYIKFGWVRCIRDEEPLDTEESIRRYIHTYSWGTACLAHLYRALYCASRYDTKEMDDPLNLLFVWTWERMPCISPVSRHILSPAEIPVAMRWSHSDRSTTWLEKTVVTFRHDIDYMQEFEWRPYEGMIIPGDLHGHLDVYDIVAPLLSFECIEWHPADRVMRQFGFAQHPSPCEYQGTFHWTSIAWRFAECSFMTGQFCLGSG, encoded by the exons ATGCAG CAAGCCTTCAACTACAATGAGAAAGAAAGTGTTAGTGAGAGGCAGGGGAAGGAGGCTTGCTCCTCAGAAGGCTTGCTGCTGCTTCACTGTGAAGGAGAAAGG CCCAACAGAATTTTGTTGGTGCGTAAACTGGATCCGCCACAGAGTTGGAACCCGAGGGTCAAAAACTACTTATGTGCCACCGGATTCTACCACGTATCTAGGATTGGGATGATAAGAGGATCTTACCCGTTGTTAGCTGTTCTGGTTGAAAGGTGGAGGCCGAAGACTCACACTTTTGTGTTGTCGGTGGGTGAGGTTACAGTGACATTGGAAGATGTCGCACATATATTTGGCTTACCAATTGATGGAGAGCCTGTGAGTGGATGGACTGATAGTAGTAGTGATTTCGTTCAGAGTCAGAGCATGGCAATATTCGAACGTGAACCGGTGCTCAGTCGTAATTCGAAATCCTATATAAAGTTTGGTTGGGTTCGATGTATCAGAGATGAGGAGCCGTTGGACACTGAAGAGTCCATAAGGAGATAC ATCCATACTTATAGTTGGGGTACAGCATGTCTCGCGCATCTTTACAGAGCACTATACTGTGCATCACGATATGATACGAAGGAGATGGATGACCCTCTTAATCTGTTGTTTGTTTGGACATGGGAGCGAATGCCGTGTATTTCACCTGTATCGAGACATATCCTTTCACCTGCTGAGATACCAGTTGCCATGAG GTGGAGTCATTCGGATCGGAGCACAACGTGGTTAGAGAAGACCGTTGTGACATTTAGGCATGATATAGACTACATGCAGGAG TTTGAGTGGCGGCCATACGAAGGAATGATCATACCCGGCGACTTACATGGACATCTTGATGTGTATGATATCGTTGCTCCGTTGTTGTCGTTCGAGTGTATCGAATGGCATCCTGCGGATCGAGTGATGCGTCAGTTTGGGTTCGCACAGCACCCCTCCCCCTGCGAATACCAAGGGACATTCCATTGGACCAGCATTGCATGGCGCTTCGCGGAGTGCAGCTTTATGACTGGACAATTTTGCTTGGGGAGTGGATAG
- the LOC112696010 gene encoding short integuments 2, mitochondrial isoform X2: protein MAGLKSLLKKGLGLGDMGFNAGGGAINWFPGHMAAATRAIRHRLKLSDLVIEVRDARIPLSSANSDLQPYLSGKRRVVALNKKDLANPNIMHDCIPINAHSKSSVKKLVELAELKLKEVISREPTLLVMVVGVPNVGKSALINSIHQIAQSRFPVQEKMKRAAVGPLPGVTQDIAGFKIAQKPSIYVLDTPGVLVPSISDIETGLRLALAGSVKDSVVGEERIAQYLLAVLDTRGTPLHWKHLNNRRIDGIEYDAEEKPDYSLKNLKPKTRNLPNKSHLIYVEDLVMEVQRALYSTLTEFDGNVEDENDLEGLIDLQFGALQKAMKIPHKASEARLMVSKKFLTLFRAGKLGPFILDDVPVS from the exons ATGGCGGGATTGAAAAGTCTGCTGAAGAAAGGGTTAGGGTTAGGAGACATGGGATTCAACGCTGGCGGAGGAGCCATTAACTGGTTCCCTGGACACATGGCTGCGGCCACACGCGCCATACGCCACCGCCTCAAACTCTCCGACCTCGTCATCGAAGTCCGCGACGCCCGCATCCCTCTCTCCTCCGCCAACTCCGACCTCCAGCCTTACCTCTCCGGCAAACGCCGAGTCGTCGCTCTCAACAAGAAAGACCTCGCCAACCCTAATATCATGCAC GATTGTATTCCGATAAACGCGCATAGTAAGAGTTCAGTGAAGAAGCTTGTGGAGCTTGCGGAGTTGAAGCTGAAGGAAGTCATTTCGAGGGAACCTACTCTGCTGGTTATGGTGGTTGGTGTTCCTAATGTTGGAAAATCTGCGTTGATTAACTCCATTCATCAAATTGCGCAGTCTCGCTTTCCTG TGCAGGAGAAGATGAAGCGAGCTGCTGTAGGTCCACTACCTGGTGTTACCCAAGATATTGCTGGATTTAAG ATAGCACAAAAACCCAGCATATATGTCCTAGATACCCCAGGGGTGCTTGTTCCAAGTATCTCAGACATAGAGACAGGGTTAAGGCTGGCTCTTGCAG GTTCTGTGAAAGATTCAGTGGTGGGTGAGGAGCGTATCGCACAATACTTACTGGCAGTTTTGGATACTCGGGGGACTCCACTTCACTGGAAACACCTAAATAATAGGAGAATAGATGGTATTGAATATGATGCTGAAGAAAAACCTGACTATAGTCTGAAAAATCTAAAGCCAAAGACAAGAAATCTACCAAATAAATCTCACTTGATTTATGTTGAG GACCTTGTAATGGAAGTTCAGCGTGCACTGTATTCAACGCTAACAGAATTCGACGGCAATGTAGAAGATGAGAATGACTTAGAGGGCCTCATTGACCTGCAGTTTGGAGCACTGCAGAAAGCAATGAAAATTCCTCACAAGGCATCAGAAGCAAGGTTGATGGTATCCAAGAAGTTTCTCACTTTATTTAGAGCTGGTAAACTTGGACCTTTCATTCTTGATGATGTTCCTGTATCATGA